GTCCTCTGACGGAGATGATCGCATCGTCGGTTATCGGAAGGTTCTCGTCGCTTGTTACGGTTGCGATGTTTCGTGCCGTCTGCGAGGCGAGGGCCGCATCGGTTATCAGAGACTGGTATTCGATGCGATAGGCGTACTCCCGATCGATCTTGGCGGGGTTCCGTTCCCCGGTTTCGATGAGAGAACCTCCCTCGTCGCAATCCCATATGCGATATGCGTTGTCGTTGACGAGGGATTTCCCCGTTTCTATACGCCAATCCTGCGTGCCCGTATTCTGCTTGATCGTTATGTCGTCGGTAATGATGTCACCGTCTTGGTCGCTCACGACGATCGAGTTTCGCAGAAGCTGCATGCCGGGCGTTTCGAGCATGTCTTCGAATACCACGTTGTTCGCGACGGTTCCTGCCGCCTTGTTCGATGCATCGATTCGGTAGGTTACGGTATCTCCCGCCTGATATGCGAGCGGAGGCGCCTGTTTTTCGATTGCGAGGCGCGGCGAGTTAATCCAGACGCGCGCTGCAGGTTCGTTTTCAACAGGGTCGGGCGCGTTCGCTGCATACGCCACTGCTCGGTTCGTCACCTCGTGGCCGTTGACGGCTTCCTTTGGCATGCAGGTAAAGGAAAGGCGAAGCGGCGTTTCCGAAGGCAGATGGTTCAGATCGAGCGATGCCGTGCACCGGTCGTCTGCTATCGCAAGGGCGCCCGCGATGTATCGCTGCTCGGCTTCACCGTGGTCGACATCGTTGCCTTGAACGGGATAGCGTACATACGACTCCTCGCCGTCAAGGGCGATCCCGTCGATACTCACGGCTTCAGGGCCGTCGACGATGGAAAGCCCTTCGGGCAGCGAAAGCGTCGCAAGCGACAGTTCGTTCGCGATGGTGCCCGGGGCAGTGTTTTCTACGGTGACGGTAAACACAACGGGCTCGCCGACACGCCGTTCGTACGCGTTTCCGGTGAGTTCGGAAACGGAGACCTCTTCGGATACGGCAAGGTTCGGGGAGTTGACGAACGTCTCGGCATCGTCCGATACGGGGTTCGCTTCGCTTCCCGCGAGGCCTGCTTCGATGTTTTTCGCCCATGCGCATGCGGTGTTGACGACTTCCGAGCCGTTACCCGTTGCCGTTGCCGTTGCGCGGTAGGTTATGTCAACCGTATCGCCATGGTCGAGGTTGCTCAGCGCAAGCGACCACGAACCATCGTGCTCCGAAACGTCTACCTGCTCTGCTCCCGATACGCGAATCGATCCAGAAACGAGGGCGAGTCCGGAAGGAAGCGCATCTGCGACGGTAAGGCCTTTCGCCCGCGTCTTGTCTTTCGTTTGCCGCACGGTGGTTCGATACATCAGCTCGTCGCCGACGCCGATTTCGTATGTATCGGTTGTCGAACCACGGGGCACCACATGCTTGTCGATAGCGAGCTCGGGGGCCGCGAGCGCGGTCACGACTTCCTCGGTGGGTTGCTCTGAGCCGTTGATTATGCTTCTCGCCTGATTTGAGAAAGCCAGTGTGCCGTCATCGGGGTAATCGATGACTTCGGTGACGATCTCGAGGAAGTAGGTTTCGCCGGTCATGCTCATGCCGCTTGCTAAAAAGCTTTCGGAGAAGTCGAACGTCACCGTTCTCGTCGTCTCGTCAAACCGCGCGGTTCCCGCCCCGCCGAGCTCGCTTCCTCCTTCGTCGAGCAGGCGTGCACTCTTGAAGGCAAGCGTGTTCGGCAGAGGATCGACGATCGACAGCGACTCGTAGCGGATGAAGCTCGTGGCTCCCAGATCGTTCACCTGCTGCGCAACGCGATAGGTAAGCGTATCGCCGAGACGCACTCCTTCGAGTTTGTCTACGGTTTTCGTCGGTTGAGGGGGCTTGGTGGACGTAAGCGTCATGAAGTTCGTGGCAAACCACATGCTTCCGTTCGCGTTCCAGCCATCGCCTGGGATACCCTCGGTGCCCGACCAGGAGCCAGTTTTGATAGCGTACACCTTAGCATCGATGGTATTGGAAGCTCCGTTGTCAATCGCGAAGCAAACCGATCGCCAGTAGAAGGTCTCTTCGCCGATCGAATCGGAGAAATCCATCTTGGCACCGGAGCTGTCGCGCACATCGGGGCACCCGATGAACGTCGTGTAACCGTTATCGTACTCGGAGGTTTTGTCGTACAGGTAGCTGCCTGCAACGACGCCGTATGGCGTCTTCACCCCGTTTTGGTTGTAGAACGCCGAAGAAGGCGGTGCTTCGTTGCTCACGTAGCAGGCAGATACCCTGTCGCTTGGCACGGCGAAGCCTTCGCCGCGATTGAGCGAGGTGGCGGTGACGTACATGGTACGAAGTTCGATCGGGTTGCCCGTATTCGCATCGAAGAACTCGTAGCGGGCGTCGAGTACGTTGGTTCCGCAGAAGAACACGCCGTGACTAAAGCACTTCGGCAGGTGCACGACCGGATGCCCGGTGTAGTTTTCCCGGTAGTCGCCCTCTTCGTCGATGGTCTGCCCTTCGCGGATCGTGTAGGTCGCCTTGATCGACACGGGTATACTGAACGTCGGGTCGGCGATATCTTTCATGTCGCCGACGTAATCGTAGCGAACGCTCACGCTTGCTCCGTTTGCGGCCGAAGCCGTCTTATCGCAAACGAATCCGAAGCCAGGAATACTTTCGGTGCGACCGTAGATTCCCTCGATGGGAATCTGCACCGCTTGGTACGGGTTGATGTTTCTATGGGGATCGAGCCTGGATCCGCCGTTCTCGAGCGCGATCATAGATCCCCCCGAAACGGAAAAGTCGGATATGCGGATATCGTTTTCATGATCGAGGAGGTTGATATAGCGGCCCTCGTCGAAGAACGTGGTCCGATCGACGGAAACCACTCCTTGCGCGCTCAGCAGATTCGCCTGCGACGAGGCGTGCGCAAGAGGTGGACTAACAGTGAATCCCGCTGCGCAGACGAGTAGCGATACGAACAGCAACAGCGTACGGATGAGATTGGTGGGCATCGGCTTCCTCCTCAGGTTCTTCGCGTGCCGCATGGAATGCACGCGATACGGTTAGCCTACCGTGCGCGTCTTTCACAACGATCTGAGAATCCTCGCGTCAAATGTGCGCGCATGATGCCGTGTGGTGCGCCAAGCCATACGCGTTACAACTGTGGAAAAGAATCCAGGGGGAACCGTGCCTTGCACAAGGGGGATGTAAAAGCGTGCGCAGCTTGCAAGCGTTTGGGAACCGGTCCAGATGGGAGCGCAGAAATCTCGATGTTCGGTGTTGCCTTTCAGGCGGATGAGATCCGGGAAGTAGCAAGACTCGAACGCGGTGCCGGGGGATATACTCCGGCGGCATTTCGCATGGAAACGTGCGCGGCTCGTCCGCCCGTCGCCGAGTATGCAGCGCCATATAAACCGGGCGGATGTAGTAAAAACGGGAAGCACGAGAATTCTCATTGACCTTGTCAGGACTCGCGGCTAGAATAGGTACTCGCATTTCGCGAAGGTGCCCTATGGTTCCGCACGCTGCGCGAGTGAAGATGGTGGGCCGTTAGCTCAGTTGGTAGAGCAGGGGACTTTTAATCCCAAGGTCGCGGGTTCGACTCCCTCACGGCCCACCATCTTCACTGAACGTGCCCGCCGCGAAGGGCGACGGTTCCGCACAAGGCGGAATCGATCGAACACTGGCCCATCGTCCAACGGCAGGACTCTGGTTTTTGGTACCAGCTATCTAGGTTCGAATCCTGGTGGGCCAGCCATGCAAGGTACAGGCGATAGTTCGCCTGAGTTCGTCCATACCGTGCGCAGACCGTGTGCGCACACTCGATCGCCCTCAGGGGCGATTTGTTTTTTAGCTCCAGACCCCGTGTGCAGCCTGTGTGAACGCTGCATTTCCCGCTTGCACAGTGGCCTGCGTTTTTGATATCATCTACGTTTGCCGCTTACCGACCTATTGCTTGAAGGAGCACTTTTGACCAAAGAAGATGTAATCGAGCTTGAGGGGACTGTCCTCGAGGCGTTACCGAACGCAATGTTTAGGGTAGAACTCGAGAACGGACACAAGATATTGGCTCACATCTCAGGCAAGATGCGTATGCACTATATCAAGATTTTGCCGGGAGACAAAGTAACCGTCGAGCTTTCCGTCTACGATCTCAATCGCGGACGCATAACCTACCGGTTCAAATAAAGGTACGCTTACTGCACATCGGAACCTCGAATGTGCGGATTTTGTGTGCTTAGCGGCATACGTGTGCTGAACGCGCACGCGGATCGGATCGATCCGGCGAACGGGACAACAATCACCTGCGGCTGGGTGTGGCTATACAGTAAAGAACATGAGGGTCGCTTTAGACCTGCACAAACCGAAAGGAATTTATTATGAAGGTACGTCCTTCGGTCAAGAAAATGTGCGACAAGTGCAAGATTATCCGACGCCACGGCAAAGTTCTCGTCATCTGCGAGAATCCGCGCCACAAGCAGCGTCAGGGCTAGGAAGAAAGAGGAGAAATAACCTATGGCACGTCTTGTTGGTGTCGACCTTCCTCGCGATAAGCGCATTGAAGTCGGCTTGACCTACATTTACGGCATTGGCCTCACCACCGCAAAGAAGATCATCGCAGAGACCGGCGTCGATCCGGATGTTCGCGTGAAGGATCTCAGCGAAGATGATCTGACCAAGCTGCGCGACTACATCCAGGACAACCTCAAGGTCGAAGGCGACCTGCACCGCGAGGTTTCCCAAAACATCAAACGCCTCATGGAGATCGGTTGCTACCGCGGCCTGCGTCATCGCCGCGGCCTGCCTGTGCGCGGTCAGCGCACGCACACCAATGCGCGCACGCGCAAAGGTCCCAGGAAGCAAATCGGCGGAAAGAAGAAGTGAGGTAACTAAGTGGCAGCAAAGAAAAACGTGCGCACGCGCCTCAAGCGTTCCGAACGCAAGAACATCGCCGTCGGCTCTGCGCATATCAAATCAACGTTCAACAACACCATCGTGAGCATCACCGATCCTCAGGGCAATGTGATCTCGTGGCAATCCGCCGGCACTGTCGGGTTCAAGGGCTCTCGCAAGTCCACCCCGTTCGCCGCGCAGATGGCTGCGGAGGCGGCCGCCAAGACCGCCATGGAGCATGGACTCCGTAAGGTTTCCGTGTTCGTCAAAGGACCGGGTTCCGGTCGCGAAACCGCGATCCGCTCGCTCCAGGCTGCTGGACTCGAGATTGCCAGCATTCAAGATTGCACGCCTATTCCGCACAACGGTTGCCGTCCGCGCAAGCGTCGTCGCGTTTAACTGAAAGGATCTACACATGGCTCGATACACAGGGGCGGACTGCAGACTGTGCCGCCGCGAAGGGGCAAAGCTGTTCCTTAAGGGCGATCGCTGCTATACGGAGAAATGCGCTATAGAGCGTCGTAACTACGCACCGGGCGAAGCCGGTAAGAAGCGCGTGAAGGAAAGCGAATACCGCACGCAGCTGCGTGAGAAGCAGAAGACCAAGCGCATCTACGGCGTTTTGGAGAAGCAGTTCCACCATTACTACGATATGGCAAACAGCCAGCAGGGCGTTACGGGCGAGAATCTGCTGCGCATCCTCGAAAGCCGTTTGGACAACGTGGTGTACCGTCTCGGGTTCGCCAAGTCCCGCGCCGAGGCCCGTCAGCAGGTCCGCCACGGACACATCATCGTCAACGGCCGTCGCGTCGACATCCCGTCGTTCCGCGTGCGTCCGGGCGATCTCGTTGCCGTTGCGCCGAAGGCGAAGGATATGCTGGTCATTAAGAGTGCGCTCATCTCCAATGAGCGTGTGCAAGTCCCCGCATGGTTGGAAGTCGACATCGAGAAGCTGCAGGGCAGCGTGCTCTCCCTCCCGCAGCGCGACCAGATCGATCTCGACATTCGCGAACAGCTTATTGTCGAACTTTACTCGAAATAACATTGCGGCATAATTGAAGGAGGCTTACACAATATGACAGAGTTCATGAGGCCGACGGTAACAACGGAAGAGATAAACGATACCGTTGCTCGTTTCGTTGTCGAGCCGCTTGAGCGTGGGTACGGTTACACGTTGGGTAACTGCATGCGTCGAGTGCTCCTTTCCTCCCTGGACGGTGCGAAAGCAACTGCGATCCAGATCGAGGGAGTACAGCACGAGTTTACCACCGCTGAAGGCGTGATCGAAGATATTACCGACATCGTGCTGAATGTGAAAGGCCTGGTGTTTTCCGCACTTTCCGATGACATCGAAGAGGCGACTGCTCACGTACTGGCTGAAGGACCGTGCACGGTCACTGGTGCGGACCTCGACGTCCCCACCGAGTTCACGCTGGTCAACCCTGAGCACGTTATCGCCACGGTAGCCGACGGTGGTCAGCTCGATATGACCATCCGCATCGGCGTCGGCCGCGGCTACGTTTCGGCTGAGCGCAACAAGCGCACCGAAGACCCCATCGGCGTCATCCATGTCGACTCGCTGTTTTCGCCGGTTCGTCGTTGCACCTTGAACGTCACCGACACCCGCGTGGGCCAGCGCACCGACTACGATAAGTTGGTGCTGGAAGTTGAGACCGACGGCTCTATCGCGCCGACCGAGGCGCTGTGCCGTGCGGCCAATATCGTCAACCAGTATATGGGCGCGTTCTTGAGCCTCTCCGATGCCCTCGAGGAAGAGGAAGGCGAAGTCGCCTCGATCTTCGCTCCCGAAGGCCAGGAGAGCAACGCGGAACTTGATAAGCAGATCGAGGATCTGGACCTTTCGGTTCGCTCCTACAACTGCCTGAAGCGTGCGGGCATCCATTCGGTGCGCCAGCTCGTTGAGTTCTCCGAGAACGACCTTTTGAATATCAGGAACTTTGGTGCGAAATCCATCGAAGAGGTCAAAGACAAGCTCATCTCGATGGATCTCAACTTGAAGCTATAGGAGTAGAATACGATGAGACACTACAAGAAAGGCCGCAAGCTCGGGACTGACGCGAGCCACACCAAGGCCATGAAGAAGAGCTTGGTGGGCGCTCTGTTCCTGAACGACCGCATCAAGACGGTCGACGCGCGTGCCAAAGAGATCCGCAGCGATGTCGATAAGATCATCACGTGGGCGAAGAAAGGCGATCTGCATTCTCGCCGTCTCGCCATTGCGGCTCTCGGCGACAAGGAGCTCGTCCGCGAGATCTTCGAGAAGGTCGAGCAGGGCATGTTCGCCGATCGCCAGGGCGGCTACACCCGTATCATGAAGCTCGGCAACCGCAAGGG
Above is a genomic segment from Raoultibacter phocaeensis containing:
- a CDS encoding DUF11 domain-containing protein produces the protein MPTNLIRTLLLFVSLLVCAAGFTVSPPLAHASSQANLLSAQGVVSVDRTTFFDEGRYINLLDHENDIRISDFSVSGGSMIALENGGSRLDPHRNINPYQAVQIPIEGIYGRTESIPGFGFVCDKTASAANGASVSVRYDYVGDMKDIADPTFSIPVSIKATYTIREGQTIDEEGDYRENYTGHPVVHLPKCFSHGVFFCGTNVLDARYEFFDANTGNPIELRTMYVTATSLNRGEGFAVPSDRVSACYVSNEAPPSSAFYNQNGVKTPYGVVAGSYLYDKTSEYDNGYTTFIGCPDVRDSSGAKMDFSDSIGEETFYWRSVCFAIDNGASNTIDAKVYAIKTGSWSGTEGIPGDGWNANGSMWFATNFMTLTSTKPPQPTKTVDKLEGVRLGDTLTYRVAQQVNDLGATSFIRYESLSIVDPLPNTLAFKSARLLDEGGSELGGAGTARFDETTRTVTFDFSESFLASGMSMTGETYFLEIVTEVIDYPDDGTLAFSNQARSIINGSEQPTEEVVTALAAPELAIDKHVVPRGSTTDTYEIGVGDELMYRTTVRQTKDKTRAKGLTVADALPSGLALVSGSIRVSGAEQVDVSEHDGSWSLALSNLDHGDTVDITYRATATATGNGSEVVNTACAWAKNIEAGLAGSEANPVSDDAETFVNSPNLAVSEEVSVSELTGNAYERRVGEPVVFTVTVENTAPGTIANELSLATLSLPEGLSIVDGPEAVSIDGIALDGEESYVRYPVQGNDVDHGEAEQRYIAGALAIADDRCTASLDLNHLPSETPLRLSFTCMPKEAVNGHEVTNRAVAYAANAPDPVENEPAARVWINSPRLAIEKQAPPLAYQAGDTVTYRIDASNKAAGTVANNVVFEDMLETPGMQLLRNSIVVSDQDGDIITDDITIKQNTGTQDWRIETGKSLVNDNAYRIWDCDEGGSLIETGERNPAKIDREYAYRIEYQSLITDAALASQTARNIATVTSDENLPITDDAIISVRGPALGITKSADIGSYQVGDTATYTIETTGLRTGETAHNVRIGDELAADAPRAATILEGSVSVRNERGAALDGWDIAFTDNEAGDHTGFAIDTHADLPDAAKIIVSYQVRFTAKTASKTVDNTAWAEADDAPKATASAFVTCADPVDTTLSIEKTSDGAVYAPGQTARYSLLVRNADEENPARNVALADALGSTDSASVAKGSVVVRNGAGEALDDAVVVYRQDEAGSLSGFSIETNSDLAFGDELAVRYETVLSPDAPAGAVIPNTATASAANTGNASTEHEVTVGSLDPETIRGYQTTAYKTANPASGSAVEPGDEIAYLITVRNTGESVAPFVRVRDYLPEGTTYLLESASEGGAFVRSTDNRNAYVEWVVRDLAPEDERTVGFSVRVDAEPPDHIVNTALYAASDAETIAGDPTLSDPDRFTAKTAHPVEGKAPVGPIVNVVKSSLPQAGETVQAHDEIAYTLIVSNHGDTTAENVLVRDPVPEGATFVQNSASHGGTFHEDTGCIQWLIDSIESGAHVELTFTVVVDASVSTSLITNQASFAQDAADRIGSPDMLENTSNIVEHRLPGTENAPSRSPFPKTGDELPLYAIGIAAAIGALACVALVLACSRRKRESRRAQGIAPAVEVAPPHAKPRPAKRRRKDYIRWR
- the infA gene encoding translation initiation factor IF-1; this encodes MTKEDVIELEGTVLEALPNAMFRVELENGHKILAHISGKMRMHYIKILPGDKVTVELSVYDLNRGRITYRFK
- the rpmJ gene encoding 50S ribosomal protein L36; this translates as MKVRPSVKKMCDKCKIIRRHGKVLVICENPRHKQRQG
- the rpsM gene encoding 30S ribosomal protein S13; the encoded protein is MARLVGVDLPRDKRIEVGLTYIYGIGLTTAKKIIAETGVDPDVRVKDLSEDDLTKLRDYIQDNLKVEGDLHREVSQNIKRLMEIGCYRGLRHRRGLPVRGQRTHTNARTRKGPRKQIGGKKK
- the rpsK gene encoding 30S ribosomal protein S11; the protein is MAAKKNVRTRLKRSERKNIAVGSAHIKSTFNNTIVSITDPQGNVISWQSAGTVGFKGSRKSTPFAAQMAAEAAAKTAMEHGLRKVSVFVKGPGSGRETAIRSLQAAGLEIASIQDCTPIPHNGCRPRKRRRV
- the rpsD gene encoding 30S ribosomal protein S4 — translated: MARYTGADCRLCRREGAKLFLKGDRCYTEKCAIERRNYAPGEAGKKRVKESEYRTQLREKQKTKRIYGVLEKQFHHYYDMANSQQGVTGENLLRILESRLDNVVYRLGFAKSRAEARQQVRHGHIIVNGRRVDIPSFRVRPGDLVAVAPKAKDMLVIKSALISNERVQVPAWLEVDIEKLQGSVLSLPQRDQIDLDIREQLIVELYSK
- a CDS encoding DNA-directed RNA polymerase subunit alpha, with protein sequence MTEFMRPTVTTEEINDTVARFVVEPLERGYGYTLGNCMRRVLLSSLDGAKATAIQIEGVQHEFTTAEGVIEDITDIVLNVKGLVFSALSDDIEEATAHVLAEGPCTVTGADLDVPTEFTLVNPEHVIATVADGGQLDMTIRIGVGRGYVSAERNKRTEDPIGVIHVDSLFSPVRRCTLNVTDTRVGQRTDYDKLVLEVETDGSIAPTEALCRAANIVNQYMGAFLSLSDALEEEEGEVASIFAPEGQESNAELDKQIEDLDLSVRSYNCLKRAGIHSVRQLVEFSENDLLNIRNFGAKSIEEVKDKLISMDLNLKL